Proteins from one Pongo abelii isolate AG06213 chromosome 19, NHGRI_mPonAbe1-v2.0_pri, whole genome shotgun sequence genomic window:
- the LOC134760602 gene encoding protein FAM106C, translated as PSKAFAAPAFLLPSTMFLVHLPLGTSRLHCLRNASLESCLCSFVHLNHPLHISDPVIVISLHEAVHFPFAFSFPRGTLSIAYCLMSSVSTSSEAIMSTELLAHYCHSSLHVCICISSFPNETGNNDSFPGAVVSINDQPTDQCKRAAKELPLRNLLECRFSDCMGEEDLINLGVIGTEH; from the coding sequence CCTTCAAAGGCCTTCGCAGCTCCTGCCTTCCTGTTACCGTCTACTATGTTCCTCGTGCACCTTCCACTCGGCACAAGCAGGCTGCACTGCCTCCGAAACGCATCACTTGAATCCTGCCTCTGCTCCTTTGTCCATCTGAATCACCCTCTCCACATTTCTGACCCTGTAATCGTGATCTCACTTCATGAGGCCGTTCACTTCCCTTTTGCATTTAGCTTTCCCCGGGGTACACTGTCAATAGCCTACTGTCTGATGTCATCAGTCAGCACTTCATCAGAGGCAATTATGTCTACAGAGCTTTTGGCTCATTACTGTCACTCCTCCTtacatgtgtgcatatgcatatcATCTTTCCCTAATGAGACGGGAAATAATGATTCATTCCCTGGAGCAGTGGTTTCCATAAATGACCAACCCACAGACCAGTGCAAACGGGCTGCAAAAGAGCTTCCTCTGAGGAACTTATTAGAATGCAGATTCTCGGACTGCATGGGAGAGGAGGATCTCATAAAT